The region GCATTGAGTATTCCTATGATACGAATAATCTAATTGTTAGTAATTTGTTTGAAACAGAAACCATGAAATCAACCTTAAGAACACTTCGAGAGTATTATTTAAAAAAATATATTAATTGGAATGCAGCCACAATCTCAGATGATAAAACCGTGAAGCGCTTTGTAACGAAGGGTGATGGGCAGCCATATGCGGATCGAATTTGGTCAAGAAACCTTGGTTATGAAGTAGTGACAAGTACGATCATGGAAACAAAAATTTCTAATTATTCGGCACGTGGTGCCATGACAGCGATCTCAAGAACATCAAAGCACCCAGAAAAAGCAATCCAATTTTTAAATCTATTAAACACCGATGAGTATTTGCGTAATTTGATTAATTATGGAATAGAAGGTGTACATTACGATAAAGTAAATGCTAGTGATGATGAATTAAGAAGTGTCGAAGGTTCGGATCATGTTTATCCATTTAAAATTAGATATAATAATGACAATATGAAACGTTATGATGTTCCTTATTGGGTGCAAGGTGGTCTATTTAATACTTATGTTCCTGAGGGAGAACCTCTTGATAAATGGCAGAAGTTCAGAGAATTAAATAAGAATGCAGAGACAGCACCAACGTTCGGCTTTGATTTTGATTCAGATGCTGTGAGCTCTCAAATAGAGAAAATTAAAAGCGTAATGAATGAATTTGTTCCGCCACTTTATACCGGTAGTGTAGAACCGGATGATATTTTACCTAAATTGCAACAAAAACTAAAAGAAAATGGAATAGATAAAATACAAGAAGAGATTCAAATTCAATTAGATGAATGGAAGATGAACGGACAATAGGCTTTTCATATTTCATGTGGAAATGCCAAGGCTATGGATTCCAAAGTAGCTATCAATAATCAAAAAACAACAAGAATATCGCTTGTTTTCATATTTTGAAATGATTATGATGGTATTATAAAGGAGCGATACCATATGCAATTTAATATGAGACATAAAATGAAGTTATTGAAGTCCGGCTCAAAAGTAGATCTTTTTTTGGAACGACAACTTGGCAGTAAGCTGTTTACATATAAAAAGATTTTTACTATGTTAATTCCACTGATATTGGATTCATTCTTCATAAATGTAATCATTTTACTGACAACTGCTATGATTAGTTCTTCCAGTCAAGAATCTGTTTCAGCAGTTAGTATGATAAACCCATTGTCTCTGATAATGTGGTCTATTTTTAGTGCAATTTCCGTGGGCGGTACAGTAATTGTTGCACAGTATAAGGGGAGTGGTAATGAAGCAAAAATCCGAGAAGCTGCAGGGCAGGTCATGCTGGCAACATTTTTGGTGGCGATTGCTTCTTGCATAATACTGGTAGCATTTTCAGACGTACTGGTGCGGCGGATGTTTGGTGCGGCTGATCCAATTGTTATCAATAAAGCACGTGGTTATCTTATTGGTGTAGCCATATCACAGATATTTCTTTCTGTTTATATGGGGGCATTTGCGATATTTCGTGGCATGGGTGCGACAAAGATATGTTTGTGGTTAACGATTATTATTAATGTGATACATTTGTTAGCAAGCATGTTGTTTTTGAATGTTATGCATCTTGATATCTTTGGAACAACGCTTTCGCTTAATATAGCACGACTCATTGGTAGTGTGGTAGCAGTCTGGTTATTAATGTATCCCAAGAGTATATTACGAATCTATCCTCGTAATATTTTTAGAATCAACAGACCGATTTTAAATTCGGTGTTCAAACTTGGAATTCCATTTGCACTTGAGCAAGTATTTTTTAACGCTGGGAGCATGATAGTACAAACCTACATCGTGAGCCTAGGTACAATATACATAGCAGCAAATGCCATTGCAAATTCAGCATTTTCTATTCTATATTCTGCAGGACTTGGTGTGGGTACATTAGCGACTACCATTGTGGGACAATGCATAGGTGCTGATGACGATTCATTAGCACGACATTACGGTATGATAATGGTTAGGCTTGGAACTGTAATCTCAATAGTTTCAATCATTGTACTATTTCCGTTGATGCCGATAATATTAAATTTGTATCAGGCACCGGAAGAAACGCTTTCTATAATTAATAAACTATTGCTTATCGCTATAATCCCTATGCCGTTTTTTTGGT is a window of Lachnoclostridium phytofermentans ISDg DNA encoding:
- a CDS encoding ABC transporter substrate-binding protein encodes the protein MKDSLRVIISTLGIISIIVMMIGCSLRSEDEVYTQNEVSKQNKVVELIWYQLGAPQEDGDLVLKTVNDYIKDKIGVIIKIKYIGWVDYNHKTQLVINAGEPFDLMFTSSWANDFSQNAQKGAFLSLDDLLPVYGKEMLQNIDLRFWEAAEVHGKIYAVPSEKEIVNMPMWTFTKEYVDKYQIPYEKLHTLEDLEPWLKLIKENEPDVIPLYLTKDFCPPIYMDEIIYPLGIEYSYDTNNLIVSNLFETETMKSTLRTLREYYLKKYINWNAATISDDKTVKRFVTKGDGQPYADRIWSRNLGYEVVTSTIMETKISNYSARGAMTAISRTSKHPEKAIQFLNLLNTDEYLRNLINYGIEGVHYDKVNASDDELRSVEGSDHVYPFKIRYNNDNMKRYDVPYWVQGGLFNTYVPEGEPLDKWQKFRELNKNAETAPTFGFDFDSDAVSSQIEKIKSVMNEFVPPLYTGSVEPDDILPKLQQKLKENGIDKIQEEIQIQLDEWKMNGQ
- a CDS encoding MATE family efflux transporter, yielding MKLLKSGSKVDLFLERQLGSKLFTYKKIFTMLIPLILDSFFINVIILLTTAMISSSSQESVSAVSMINPLSLIMWSIFSAISVGGTVIVAQYKGSGNEAKIREAAGQVMLATFLVAIASCIILVAFSDVLVRRMFGAADPIVINKARGYLIGVAISQIFLSVYMGAFAIFRGMGATKICLWLTIIINVIHLLASMLFLNVMHLDIFGTTLSLNIARLIGSVVAVWLLMYPKSILRIYPRNIFRINRPILNSVFKLGIPFALEQVFFNAGSMIVQTYIVSLGTIYIAANAIANSAFSILYSAGLGVGTLATTIVGQCIGADDDSLARHYGMIMVRLGTVISIVSIIVLFPLMPIILNLYQAPEETLSIINKLLLIAIIPMPFFWSYSYVMPCVLRSTGDATFSSLVSLITMWSVRVGLGYIFTIKLGFGVQGVWICMGFEWVVRALIFYLRYRSGVWLLKKVIK